The Cyanobacteria bacterium GSL.Bin1 region ATGGTTATCGTCGGTCCTGCTGCGCACTCCTAGCGAATTTGACTGGATATAAAGAATCAACTGTTAGTAATTGGTTAATTGAAGGGTTTCAAGTTCCCTTCTTAGTGGGTCGCTATTTACGAGTGTTGGATGTTCTGTTGGAAATTCAAATTTTGCTGCCCTTTTCCAATAAAGTTTCATCAGGTGATGACAGTTAAATCATTGCTAAACTTTTGGTAAAGTAACTACAGTAAAACTTAGTTATGCGATTACAAAATTTACTGTTAATATCCGCTTTTCTAACGAATAGCTTAATCCTTTCTGCCCAAGCTCAATATCGCCCCCCCAATGAAGGCGGGGAGGAGCAACAGATTGACGTTCAAGGGACCCGTCGGGATTCTTGTATGGCTACGAAAGATTTTCCTCAATTACTAGCCCCTAAAAATCACATCGCTGTGACCGCTTCAGCTCGTCCGAATTTACTCATTGATTTTCCCACTACTTTTGAGGTTCCAGTGCTAATCATTTTAAGTGATCGGCAAGGAAAGGTTTGGTATCAAGAGCAGATACGGGCCAAATTTGGCATCAGTCGCATCCAACTTCCTAAGCAAGAGCAGCAATTGCTAGAAGGGAATTATTATTGGACATTGGTCATCCAGTGTCGCTCTGAGTTAGCCTTAAATCCTTATGCTCGCGTTGAATTTCAATATCGTTCCTTAAATTTATCCCCGAGACTGAAATCTGATCCAATTCTTTTAGCTGAGCAGGGGCTTTGGTATGATGCTATCGCTCTAGCCTACCGCCAAGATGACGATTCAGTGTTCCAGAAACTTCTGTGTGATGCAAAGATTAAAGACCCTTGCTAACTGGTTACCGTCATGGATTGGGATGGGACTCCTAACCGCTTTAGTGATCCTTCTCATTCGAGGGTGGGGGGTGCTGCAAATTTTAGAGTTATCCCATTACGATTTGATGTTTTCAATGCGCTCGTTAGTGCAATCAGTGGCGCGTTCCCCTCAAATTGTGATTGTGGGATATACTGAGTCCGATATTAGAAAGCTGCAAGAACCGATTTTATCTGACGAAACTCTATTTACCGTCCTCTCAAAGATTTTTAATCAAGACCCGGCGTTAGTGGGATTAGATTTTTTTCGGGAATCGCCAATTTCTCATCAACCCCTTAAGCAGTTATTCCAAAATGAATCTCGATTGTATCTTCCCGCCCGATTTTTAGGTTCCCAGCAAGAGCAAATCACTGCACCCGATGACGTTCCTCTGGCGCGAGTCGGCGATGTTAGCGTACCGCTCGATCGCAATGGCATCTTACGTCGCAATTTTTTATCGGTTTGTTCCCAGCGGCAACTCTCAGGAGATTGCGCTACCTATCACCCCTCCCTGGCACTCCAATTAGCAGAAGCTTATTTAGCCCCGAAAGGAATCACACCACAAGTCACTAAGGAAGGACAATTACAACTAGGAGAAGCAGTTTTCCAACAAGTCTTGCCGAACAGTGGCGGGTATGTTGATGTTGCCTCCGGAGGCGGCTATCAAGTTCTCGTGAATTGGCGCTCTCTAGAAGAAACCTTCACCACGGTTACGATATCGGAAGTCCTCACTGGAAAAATCAATCCAGAGTTGTTTCGGAATCGGATTGTCTTACTGGGATCACTTGCTCCTTCCCAAGAAGATTTATTGGCGACTCCCTATTCTCGAGCTTTTGATGCTATTTTTGGTGTTGAGAGTATTGGCTTTTTCACTGAGCAGATCATCTGGAGTGCTTTGGGAGAAAAGCCCAATTTAAAGACGGTTCCCGAAGCGGGAGAATGGTTTTTAGTATGGGTCTGGGCAGGGATAGCATTAAAGGGCTTAGCGTGGTTTTATTCTTATTTGAGAAATTCCTTACTCAAACTCTTTTTATTACTATCTCTTAGCTTAACAATCCTAACATTTTTAATTAGTTTTATCGGATTTTTAGCGTCTTGGTGGATTCCCTTTATTCCCTATGCAGGAGTGATATTTATGGCTGTGTTGGGGCAATGTTTCGTCCTTGCCGATCAGCAACGACAGCGCTACCTCTCGCATTTAGAAAGAGAGTTAGCAGCTTTACAGGAGGAACTTGAGCGAACTCATCAAATGCAAATCGCTCAAGAAAAAAGCGATTCTATTTCTTTTTTGGGGGCAAAACTGGCCCACGATATTCGGAATGTTTTAGGAATTTTGCAAGGGAATTTGAATAATAGTCTGGCGACTGTCGAGGAAATGGGTTGGCTTTTTGAAGACGATGAGCAGTGGCAGGAACTACAAGAATCATTAACAGCAATGGAGCGAAACTTACACCGAATTCAAGATTTTGTGAATAGTGTTTTAGCTTATGCTTCTGATTATGGAGAGAATGCGGTTACGTTCACTGACTTACCTTCTTTTTTAGAAACTGTATTAGCCCATGCTTGGGAACAAAGTCAGGGGAAAGCCGCCAATGTTGAACTGTTTCGAGATTATGATCCCTTACTCAACGATCAAACCATTCCCATTTTACCGTTTAGCCTGGAACGAGCTTTGTTAAATTTACTGGATAATAGTTTTGATGCTTTACTCGCGCGAGACCAATGGGAAGAAGCATCGCCATTGATCCAAGTGGTAACCCGCGATCGCGACGCTTTTGTTGAGATTCAGATTATTGATAATGGGGGAGGAATCGACCCTGATTATCAGGATCACGTATTCGATTTGCTATTTACGTCCAAATCAGGAAGCGGAACGGGACTCGGTTTATATATTGCCTATGAAAGCGTTGTTAAACTGCATCGCGGAAAACTTTTTTTACAGGAAACGAAGGAAGGACGAACTTGCTTCTCAATTGGCTTACCCAAGCAATTCCGAGAAGAACTTTGACGATTCAAAAATTGATTTGATATCGTAATTGCACGATTCCTAACTGTTCTAGGTCCTCCCCTGCCGTTAAAGGAATCCCCAAATCCCCTTGTATTTGTAGACTCTCAGTTAATTGCCAACGCAATCCCAAACCGACGCTAGACAAAAGTGAGGGAGAAACCACCTCGCGATTGATTCCCTCTAAATCAAGGCGATTATTCCAAACCACACCTAAGTCAAAGAAGGGAACCAGAGCCACGGCCTCATTCACTGACCACTGCAATTCCGCTGAGAACAAAAGACCGCTATCCCCACTCCGAGAATTGCGCTCAAATCCTCGCACCGAATCGACCCCGCCAATGGCAAGTTGTTCGAGAGGGAGTAAAGCATCGCCCGTGAGTTGTGTCGCTAATTCTCCTAAAATGATTAAATTTTCATCAACCTGCTGCAGGTACTGCGCTGACCCCAGCCAACTGATAAACGAGCCATCAAAATCAAAGTCATTCTCTGTCGCGTTCAACCCATTCAATCCTGCCGAAATTTGCGCTCGCCCGAGAAAGGTAAAATCTTGCCCTCGCTTCAAATACGTTCCTTCTAAGCGCAACACTCGCACTCGACTTTTTCCATCATCTTCGAGCGTTCCCAAATTAAACGGAAATGGTTCGCCATCCAGATAAGTTTGGGAGTCTCGAAGATCGAAGGTTAAGCTGACTGATAACCGTTCACTGGGATTGGCAATTAGATTCTGTTCAATTCCCACAAAAAAGGTATCGGCCACAGAAGAAATCTCCACTCCCCCTAAATCTTTCACTACAGCAACATCATTTTGACGGTAGCCCACAGCAAGTTTTTGGGCTCCTCCGCTAAAGGGAATCATATAGCTGACCCGCCAGAGATTAATCCCTTCACTTTTGGTATAACTCGCTTCCAAGCGATCTCCCAATCCAATGAAATTCTGGTTGGTTAAGGTAAGACCAGCTTGAGCTTCGCCAAAATCGGGATTTTGTTGATTATTAGTTTCTAAGCTCAGCTCCCAAGGGGGTGCTGGCACTAAAGCAACAATTAGTTCACTGACCCCATCTTGCTCGGTGGGGACCAGTTCTGCTTCAACGTGCTCAAATCGCGGATCTTGCTGTAATAACTGCAAAGACTCTTCAAGTGCCGTTTCCTGTAACGGCTCCTCCACTAAGCGATTAATTTTAGCGCGAACAGACTGCTGCGTTAATGGGTTATCCACGCCTTGGACTTGTATGGGTCCGAGAACTCCCTCTACCACTTGGACAGTCACGATCCCTTCCTGAATTGCTTGCTCAGGAATATAAGCAGCAGAAGTAATATACCCCTGCTTGATATAGTAATCTGTAATTTTGCTGCGGAGTTGGATTAAATTTCGGATGGTTAGGGGTTGTCCTTGCCAGTTTTTCACGAGTTGCTGCAATTTTTGGTTGCTAAATTCGGTATTGCCTTGAAACCGAATTGACCGAATCGTCGATTGAGCCGAAGCGATATCACTGAAACAGAACGATAGAGAAAAAATGAGTCGGAGTAATTTTAAGCTTTTTTTTTCATTAAGGAAAATAAATTTTAATTTTTCTTGTACACTAAGATACTCCTTGAGTTGAGCAATCGCCATGATTAATTTCACTAGAGTTGTAATTTTTACAACTTTATCTGGGAAACAAAGTTGACAGCCCCAAAATTTTGGCTAAAATGTGGGAAATAAGTTTTTACCATTCCCGAATAGTTAGAACGTTTCCTTTCAGAGGTCATAATATGATTTTGTCAAATTGGTTCAAGCCTGGAAAAGGCTTGGCAGTTAAACTCTTAGTGATGGCTCCTTTGGCTTGGCTTTGGTTTTTATCTCTCGGTCGCTTTTGGATTTCCTTCTGGCTTTTTTCCGTCGCCGTTGGTATCAGTTTGACGAGCGTTTTACCACAGTTTGGTTTCAAATCTTGGCAAATTGGGACCGGCTTGGCGGTGACTTTTTTATTGATGCTCGCTGCCTCCCCAGCCTTAGCGGGTGATGGCGGCGGCGGAGTGTTTGGACCGCTGGAAGAGGCCACGCAAGAAGTTCTCACCGCCGCGGGAGCAGATGAAATTGCTGACCAAACCACCGGCATTTTTGGCATGCTCAATATTATTGCCGCTCTCGTGGCCATCGGCGCTCTGGTTTATGGCATTTTTGAGCAGCGGAACGGGAATACAATGCGGGAGAGCTTTATGCCCTTTCTGATGGTGCTGCTGCTGTATATTGGCGCCCAATTTGTCATGAGTATCTTTCTCAGTGCTTAAGTGAGGAGAATCAGCTATGGTTCAGCATTCTAGACCAGTCTCTTATGCCGTTAATCAAGCGATTGGGCAATCTTTAGGCTTGGGGTGGCTGCCTCCCAACCAACTCTTTTATTGGGGATTGATTGCCATTCCCACGCTTGGGGCTTCGGTCCTAACTCCGTTATCCTTTGGGCAGGTGTTTCCCCTTTGGTTCATTGGTTGTGTCGCCTTTTGGGCGCTGACGGGGGAAAAAGAATATCGGTTCCTCAATCAATTCCGCGCCCTCCCTTACTTTCAAAGCAAGTGGGTGCGAGGACGAAGCGTCGTGAAGTGGGAGATTCAGTCTCTTTTGCCCAAAAAACCCCGTTACGGAGCGAAAACAATGCGAGGGATGAAATCACTGGGAAAGCTCACCCCCATTGAAGACTTTTCCGATTTAGTCTGCTACGGGCAAATTGAATTACAAGGTTTAGACGTGGGATTTTATCTGCTCGAAGACCGGAAAAAGCAACTGCAGTTTGTCTTTCGCTGGCAGGTGGAGGGGCCCCACGCCGAAATCTCGGAGCGAGACGCCGCCATCCTCTTAGAAAAGTGGAATACGGGATTACAAGAGTTTTTGCCGGGAGAAACCGTCACCTTTGAACAAGAGAGTTTCGCCGATGATAAGGCCGCGCAAACGGTTTTAGACCAACAACTGCGAACGACGAATCATGCCCTCCTGAAAGCACTCACCGTCAGTCAAAAAGTGCGCTTGCGCCAACTCCGAGACCAAGGACAACGACGGGTCCAACGCACCCTGGTTACCGCCACTTATACCCCAGAATTGTTC contains the following coding sequences:
- a CDS encoding DUF928 domain-containing protein, whose protein sequence is MRLQNLLLISAFLTNSLILSAQAQYRPPNEGGEEQQIDVQGTRRDSCMATKDFPQLLAPKNHIAVTASARPNLLIDFPTTFEVPVLIILSDRQGKVWYQEQIRAKFGISRIQLPKQEQQLLEGNYYWTLVIQCRSELALNPYARVEFQYRSLNLSPRLKSDPILLAEQGLWYDAIALAYRQDDDSVFQKLLCDAKIKDPC
- a CDS encoding CHASE2 domain-containing protein encodes the protein MQRLKTLANWLPSWIGMGLLTALVILLIRGWGVLQILELSHYDLMFSMRSLVQSVARSPQIVIVGYTESDIRKLQEPILSDETLFTVLSKIFNQDPALVGLDFFRESPISHQPLKQLFQNESRLYLPARFLGSQQEQITAPDDVPLARVGDVSVPLDRNGILRRNFLSVCSQRQLSGDCATYHPSLALQLAEAYLAPKGITPQVTKEGQLQLGEAVFQQVLPNSGGYVDVASGGGYQVLVNWRSLEETFTTVTISEVLTGKINPELFRNRIVLLGSLAPSQEDLLATPYSRAFDAIFGVESIGFFTEQIIWSALGEKPNLKTVPEAGEWFLVWVWAGIALKGLAWFYSYLRNSLLKLFLLLSLSLTILTFLISFIGFLASWWIPFIPYAGVIFMAVLGQCFVLADQQRQRYLSHLERELAALQEELERTHQMQIAQEKSDSISFLGAKLAHDIRNVLGILQGNLNNSLATVEEMGWLFEDDEQWQELQESLTAMERNLHRIQDFVNSVLAYASDYGENAVTFTDLPSFLETVLAHAWEQSQGKAANVELFRDYDPLLNDQTIPILPFSLERALLNLLDNSFDALLARDQWEEASPLIQVVTRDRDAFVEIQIIDNGGGIDPDYQDHVFDLLFTSKSGSGTGLGLYIAYESVVKLHRGKLFLQETKEGRTCFSIGLPKQFREEL
- a CDS encoding BamA/TamA family outer membrane protein is translated as MAIAQLKEYLSVQEKLKFIFLNEKKSLKLLRLIFSLSFCFSDIASAQSTIRSIRFQGNTEFSNQKLQQLVKNWQGQPLTIRNLIQLRSKITDYYIKQGYITSAAYIPEQAIQEGIVTVQVVEGVLGPIQVQGVDNPLTQQSVRAKINRLVEEPLQETALEESLQLLQQDPRFEHVEAELVPTEQDGVSELIVALVPAPPWELSLETNNQQNPDFGEAQAGLTLTNQNFIGLGDRLEASYTKSEGINLWRVSYMIPFSGGAQKLAVGYRQNDVAVVKDLGGVEISSVADTFFVGIEQNLIANPSERLSVSLTFDLRDSQTYLDGEPFPFNLGTLEDDGKSRVRVLRLEGTYLKRGQDFTFLGRAQISAGLNGLNATENDFDFDGSFISWLGSAQYLQQVDENLIILGELATQLTGDALLPLEQLAIGGVDSVRGFERNSRSGDSGLLFSAELQWSVNEAVALVPFFDLGVVWNNRLDLEGINREVVSPSLLSSVGLGLRWQLTESLQIQGDLGIPLTAGEDLEQLGIVQLRYQINF